In the Malania oleifera isolate guangnan ecotype guangnan chromosome 1, ASM2987363v1, whole genome shotgun sequence genome, one interval contains:
- the LOC131159466 gene encoding pentatricopeptide repeat-containing protein At2g03880, mitochondrial-like, translating to MVTSRISPTSLSSLLRNCVTFEAVPLAKQIHAQILVHGFLPNVTLETDLLLVYAKFGFLKHAHKVFDEMVERNMHSWNILIASYASSSMYHDALNIFNEFLKMGFRPDHFTLPPVVKASAGMGDADLGKMLHSWVVRLGFEEYVVLGSSLVDFYAKLGDLILAQRVFAKMSWRDCVAWNLLISGFGRAGFYVDALNYFRDMLRAGVEMDSRTIPSILNACGGEGDLRKGKEIHGQIVKSVTFNRDIPIGNSLIDMYAKCGCLHDSEKVFVNMRKLNLVSWTTMISCYGIHGKGEESLVLFDKMKECGFKPNSVTITAILASCSHSGFINQGRKIFNSISLDYGFEPSVEHYACMVDLLGRFGHIDEALRLIKSAELAAVASIWGALLAGCVIHRNVEIGEIAAKRLFDLEPNNSSNYIALCSIYDSLHILDGVSTIRAKMRKLGLVKLPGCSWITIARRVHKFYRGDLSHPPTQLICTELEEIIKKMY from the coding sequence ATGGTAACGTCACGTATCTCTCCCACTTCCTTGTCCTCTCTGCTCCGAAACTGTGTCACTTTCGAAGCAGTTCCTCTAGCTAAGCAAATCCATGCCCAGATCCTTGTTCATGGCTTTCTTCCCAACGTCACTCTCGAAACCGATCTCCTCCTGGTGTACGCTAAATTTGGGTTTCTCAAACATGCTCACAAAGTTTTCGACGAAATGGTTGAAAGAAACATGCATTCGTGGAACATTTTGATTGCTTCGTACGCCAGTAGTTCTATGTATCATGATGCTTTGAACATTTTTAACGAGTTTTTGAAAATGGGCTTTCGACCGGATCACTTCACTTTGCCTCCAGTTGTTAAGGCATCTGCGGGAATGGGAGACGCTGATCTGGGTAAAATGCTCCACAGTTGGGTGGTTAGGCTTGGGTTTGAAGAATATGTTGTTTTGGGTAGTTCCCTTGTGGATTTTTATGCAAAGCTCGGGGATTTAATCCTTGCGCAGAGGGTTTTTGCCAAAATGTCTTGGAGGGATTGTGTTGCTTGGAATTtattaatttcagggtttggaagAGCTGGTTTCTATGTGGATGCTTTGAATTACTTTAGGGATATGCTCAGGGCAGGAGTTGAAATGGATTCTAGGACCATTCCAAGCATTTTAAATGCGTGTGGAGGGGAAGGGGATTTGAGGAAAGGCAAAGAAATTCATGGGCAAATAGTCAAGAGTGTGACTTTCAATAGAGATATTCCAATTGGAAATTCTTTAATTGATATGTATGCGAAGTGTGGGTGCTTGCACGACTCAGAAAAAGTTTTTGTTAACATGCGTAAGTTGAATCTGGTGTCATGGACCACAATGATATCTTGTTATGGGATTCATGGGAAAGGAGAAGAATCTTTGGTTCTCTTTGACAAAATGAAGGAATGTGGATTTAAGCCCAACAGTGTCACAATCACTGCAATTTTGGCTAGTTGTAGCCACTCAGGTTTTATAAATCAGGGGAGGAAGATTTTTAATTCAATTAGCTTGGATTATGGTTTTGAACCCAGTGTAGAGCATTATGCCTGTATGGTGGATCTTTTGGGTCGTTTTGGGCATATTGATGAAGCACTGAGATTGATAAAGAGTgcagaattagctgcagtggcaAGCATTTGGGGTGCCTTGCTTGCAGGATGTGTGATACACAGGAATGTTGAGATTGGAGAAATTGCTGCTAAACGCCTCTTTGATTTGGAACCCAATAACTCTAGCAATTACATAGCATTGTGTAGTATTTATGATTCTCTTCATATCTTGGATGGCGTTTCAACAATCAGAGCAAAGATGAGAAAACTGGGCTTGGTTAAACTTCCTGGTTGTAGCTGGATTACCATTGCTAGAAGAGTGCACAAATTTTACCGTGGGGACCTTTCTCATCCACCGACTCAGTTGATTTGCACAGAATTAgaagaaattattaaaaaaatgtattga